In a single window of the Bacillus mycoides genome:
- a CDS encoding alanine/glycine:cation symporter family protein — protein sequence MDILEQFVSSTNTILWSYILIAMLIGLGLYFSIKLKFVQITHLGEMVRLMSDGLTGKTRKKGSVSSFQAFCMSSAARIGIGNLAGVALAISMGGPGAVFWMWVIAIIGASSSFVESTLAQIYKIKDGSGFRGGPAYYMEKGLNKRWMGIWFSILITISYGLIFNSVQANTVTLAFKNAFGIERYVVGIVLAVLVAVIIFGGVKSIARMSEMIVPPMAIIYIAVAVFVVIKNYYLIPDMFTEIFKGAFGLDSAVGGGIGAAMKFGIQRGLFANEAGMGSAPNAAATADVTHPAKQGFIQTIGVLVDTFLVCTSTAFIVLCSGAYKATNLEGIELTQVALSSQIGSWASSFLAIIIFLFAFSSLLGNYYYGETNIEFIKRSKTWLTIYRIAVVGMVLFGSVATLQVVWNMADLFMGLMVITNLIAITLLGRFAYAALADYVKQKKQGKDPVFSADSIPGLTNTECWDKPAVTDKEKAV from the coding sequence TTATTTTTCTATTAAATTGAAATTCGTACAAATTACTCATTTAGGGGAAATGGTTCGATTAATGAGTGATGGATTAACTGGAAAGACACGTAAAAAGGGAAGTGTATCGTCATTCCAAGCATTTTGTATGAGTTCAGCAGCTCGTATTGGTATCGGGAACTTAGCTGGTGTAGCGCTAGCTATTTCTATGGGAGGACCTGGAGCTGTATTTTGGATGTGGGTTATTGCGATTATTGGGGCGTCTTCAAGTTTCGTAGAAAGTACGCTTGCGCAAATTTATAAAATAAAAGATGGCAGTGGCTTCCGTGGTGGTCCTGCTTATTATATGGAAAAAGGTTTAAATAAACGTTGGATGGGAATTTGGTTCTCTATCCTTATTACAATTAGTTACGGTTTAATTTTCAACTCAGTACAAGCAAATACAGTGACATTAGCATTTAAAAATGCATTTGGTATTGAGCGTTATGTTGTAGGGATTGTGCTTGCGGTATTGGTTGCGGTTATTATTTTTGGTGGTGTGAAAAGTATTGCGCGTATGTCAGAAATGATTGTTCCGCCGATGGCAATTATTTATATTGCAGTAGCTGTGTTCGTTGTTATTAAAAATTATTATTTAATACCGGATATGTTTACAGAAATCTTTAAAGGTGCATTCGGTTTAGATTCAGCTGTAGGTGGCGGTATTGGTGCTGCAATGAAGTTTGGTATTCAGCGCGGATTATTTGCGAATGAAGCAGGTATGGGTAGTGCGCCAAACGCGGCTGCAACAGCTGATGTAACGCATCCAGCTAAACAAGGATTTATTCAAACAATTGGAGTATTAGTGGATACATTCTTAGTATGTACATCAACAGCGTTTATCGTACTATGTTCTGGTGCGTATAAGGCAACAAATTTAGAAGGTATTGAATTAACGCAAGTCGCGCTAAGTTCACAAATCGGTTCGTGGGCAAGTAGCTTCTTAGCGATTATCATTTTCTTATTTGCTTTCAGCTCATTACTAGGAAACTATTATTATGGTGAAACGAATATTGAATTTATTAAACGAAGTAAAACTTGGTTAACGATTTATCGTATTGCGGTTGTAGGAATGGTACTATTCGGCTCTGTTGCGACGCTTCAAGTTGTATGGAATATGGCAGACTTATTTATGGGTCTAATGGTAATCACAAACTTAATTGCGATTACACTTCTTGGCCGATTTGCGTATGCTGCGTTGGCGGACTATGTGAAACAAAAGAAACAAGGAAAAGATCCGGTATTCAGTGCAGATTCTATTCCTGGTTTAACGAACACAGAGTGTTGGGATAAGCCGGCGGTAACAGATAAAGAAAAAGCAGTATAA